The nucleotide window GATCCACATAATACGTGGCCTTCTTGCCGCTGGTGAGAGTGAAGTCACCGTGGAAGACGGCCTCGGCCGAGATGTGGTCGATGAGCTGCTTGCGTGTATCCGTCACAGAGCTACTTTAGGCCAATTGCCCGCCAGGAGTCCCGCGCGCGATACGGTCAGGCGCGGGACGGAGGGGATTAGAAGCTGCGAACGAACTTCTTCTCGGCGATGCGGCCGTAGCCGTCCTTGTTCACGGCGACGACGGTTCCGGCGATGGAGCCAGCAGCGACAAGGGAGATGAGGATCATGAAAACGAACACGGTCGTGCCTTTCGAAGGAAGTGGATGGCCGTGTCACAGCGGGCGTGTGCCCCGTAACCGACTCTCTTATCAGACCACCAACAACTTTTCAGCACAATCACATAGTTCTGCAGTGACTATGTAGTCTGGCTACATGGATGTGCAACGTCTCGAACTGCTCCGCGAACTGGCCGAACGCGGCAGCGTGACCGCCGTGGCGCTGGCCACGCACCGCACTCCTTCTGCGGTCTCGCAGCAGCTCAAAGTGCTCGAACGCGAGGCCGGTTTGCCCCTCACCGAACGCAGCGGGCGGGGTCTCGTCCTCACGGATGCAGGCCGCGCGTTGGCCGCGAGCGCCACCGATATCGCGGTTGCCCTGGAGCGCGCCACGGCGGTCTGGGACACCTTCCGCAACCGGGCCACCGGTGATGTGAGCCTGGTCACCTTCCCCACCGCCGGGCAGATGCTGCTGCCCGGCGCGCTGCAGGATCTCGCCGGCCACGACGGCCTCGCGGTGCACTGCACCGACATGGACCCGGAGCTCAGCGACTTCCCCGCGCTCACCTCCGAATACGACATCGTGCTCGCGCACAGTATGCGCGGCCAGCACACCTGGGGCGGGCGCGGGCTCACCTCGGTGCCGCTGATGACGGAACCGCTCGACGTAGGCCTCCCGGCCGACCACCGGCTGGCCGGCCGGGTTTCGCTCGGGGCGAGCGACGTGGTGGGCGAGACCTGGGTGGGTGTGCCGGTGGGCTATGCCTTCGAACGCGTCCTGCACGACATCGAACTGCAGACCGGCGGCCGGGCGCGAGTGACGCAGCGATTCGCCGACATCCGGCTGATCGAGTCGTTCATCATGGCCGGGCTCGGCATCGCACTCGTGCCCCGGTACACCTCCAGCGGCAACAAGCCCGGCCGCATGGTGCTCAAGCCGCTGCGCGGACTCGACGCCGAGCGGCAGATCGTGGCGCTGATGCGCCCCGACCGGGCCGAGCGCCTGGCGGTGCGCACCGTCGTTGAGGCTCTCCGCGCCCGGGCCACCCAGGTGCAGGCCGAGCACGCGGCCGCTGCGGGCTAGTTGGTCTGGTCGGCGTGCAGCAGGGGCAGGGCGCCCACCCGGGTCACCACGAGGTCGGTGAGCTCGGCGATGCGCAGCGAATCCCTCCGCAGCTCGTCGATGGCGTACTCGAGTTCGGCGAACTCGGCCACCCTGGCCTCGAGCCGCTCAGCCCTGGCAACGAGACCCGGCAGGCTCTCGCCCTGCCGGCGCAGGGTGGCCAGGTCTTCCAGGGAGCGCATCGTCTCCGGCGCGAGCCGACGGACGAGGGAGGCAACGAGTGTCTTCACGGTCACAACAGTGGTCCTCTTCTTACAACGATGGCGGTGGCCGGATTCCGGTCTGCCAGGGGGTCGACCCGGATCGATACGATCCGCAGGTCGGATTCGGTGGCCGCCAGAGCGCGGAACTGCTCCACGGTGAGGTGCCAGGTGGTGGGGTCGTCGACGCTGAACCCGTCGGCCATCACGGTGGGAAAGCTCACATGCCATTCGCCTGAGCGCCCGAGCAGGTGCCGCACCATGGTCACGAGGCCCGGACGGGCTTCGATCGTGAGCACATGCAACAGGTTGGCGGACAGGATCCGCACGGGCGATTTCGACTGAGCCTCTCGCAGGGCGAGGGCGAGGGTCTGGCGCCGGTCGCCCAGGTCGAGCCGGCAGAGTTCCACCCGCGGATGCGTGGAGCCCAACCGGGTGCCGGCGGCGACGGCGGCCGAGCGGGAGAAGTCGATGCCGACCACCCGATGTCCGCGGCTGGCCAGATGGGCCAGGTCGTCGCCCCGGCCGTGCCCGAGTTCGAAGATGGTGGCATCCGCCGGGGCGCCCGCCAGGAGCCCCTCGGCGAGCGCGGACGGCGCCGCAACGCGGTCGCCGCGGTCGGAGTAGTACTCGTCCCAGAAGTCCAGGTGCTGATTGAGGTTGCCGAACCAGTTGATGTACCGGCGTGCGGCGGAGGCCGGGGTGACGAACCGGTGCCCGGTGTCCGGCACCCGCCAGCCGGGGCCGTAGTTGGCCTCGAGCCAGGGCTCCGGCGGGTTGGGCGCGGGGAACTCCCACCCGGCCAGGCGAACAGGCCGCAGGTCGTCGAAGATCTCGGGCGGCAGGGCCGCGCGCACGTGGAACGGCTGCATGAACATGCCGTCGCGGTAGAAACCGCCGAACACGTCAACGTGGAACCCCGCTCCCTCCCCGCTGAGGAACAGGATCTGCAGTTGGGTGGCGCTGTACCTGATGACAGTGTGGCCGGCGGACTCGAGGAAGCGCTGCAGCGCGAAACTCTCCAGCGCCGCATCCACCGGGTTGGTGTGCGCGCTGACGTAGCCGAGGTCGGCGTCGTCGTCGTGCGGCATGAGCGCCCCCGAACGCACTGCGCCCAGCAGCGTGCCGCCCATCAGCCACGGCTTGAGGCCGAACTCGGTGATCTGCGCGATCACCTGGCGGGTGTGCCTGAGCAGGCTGGTGATCATCGCCTCCGAGGCGTCGCCGAAGGTGATCGACCGGTGGCCCCACTTGTTCAGCACCACCGGATGACCGGTGTCGTCCACAAAACGTAAGGCGCCGGAGTCCGGTTCCAGCTCCGCCGCCACGTGCGCGCGGGCGATCTCGGCGCCGGTGTCCGAATAGTGCAGCGACAGCTCGCCGGACCCGGCCAGGGTGGAGCCGAAGGCCGGCGGCAGCCGATAGCGCACGGGGACGGCGCGGGGCGAACGGTGCGACAGCGCGGCCGGGTCTGTGCTCGTGTCTGGGCTGAGGGTCGCGACCCGCCGATCGGACACCCGGATCTCGACGGCACGGGAGACGTCGACGTCTGTGTGGACATCGAGAAGTGCCTGAGCGAGATGGAGCTTCATCGTTGGTGCTCTCTGGCGTGTTGGAGCCGGGTGAAATGTTCACCCAATGTTGCCGCGCCAGCTTTCAACCAGTTACCTTAGCGTTTTCTGAGTGTGTTCACAGGCTTTTCTGGCCCGCCGCGAAGCAGGATTTACACGGCCGACTCACGGGCCGCCGGTTAGGCTGACCGGATGCCTGACATCGAGTGGACACTCTGCTGGGAGGCAGATCTGTCCGCGGAGCACCACACCGCGCTGGCCGCGCTGTTCGCACGGTATTACCCGAACGACCACGCCACCTTCACCGGCGCCCGCAGCTGGATGGGCGCTCGCCCTGAGGCCCGCGTGATCGGCTTCGACGACGGCCGCCCGGTCGCGCACCTCGGCTTCGTGCGGCGGATGCTGCGCCTCGAGTCCGGCGGTTCGCAGCTGGTCGGCGACGTGGGCCTGGTCGGTGTCGACCCCGACTACCAGGGCACCGGGCTCGGCCGCCGGCTCCTGGCCGAGGCGGCGGCGGCCCTGGGGTCTCAGGGCCTGCCGTTCGGTTTCCTCACCTGCGCGCCGGCCGTTGTGGGGTTTTACGCCACGGGTGGCTGGCAGCAGGCGCTGGGCCAGGTGACCCGCATGATCGATACCGAGCTGCGCCCGGAGACGTACACGGGCCCCGCCCTTGTACTGCCGGTGACGGCGCCCTTCAGCGCGTGGCCGACCGGGCAGACGATCATCCGTGACGGCCTCGAGGTCTAGCGAGTCTCGCGCCGGCGGGCGGCGGGCGGGAGGGCCGAGACGGCCGTGCGGTAGCGGTCGATGACGATGTCGACGAGTGCGGCGGGCGGCTCCTCGCCCTCCACCAGCAGGGCAGCGCTGACCACATCCGCGCCGGCCTCGCGGGCCAGACCGGCGAAGGTCCCTGGCGCCAGGAGGTAACTGGCCACGACCACCCGGGCCGCCGGGGATTCCCGGCGAACGGCGGCAACGGCATCCGCCAGTCTCGGCTGCGCGGCCGCGATGAACGCCACGGTCACCAGTCGCGCCAGGATCGCCGCGAGCTGTTCGCCCGCGGTGACGCAGTCGGCCACGGCATTCGCGTCGCTGGATCCCGCCGCGGCCAGCACCACGCGGTCGTCCGCGCCCAGGCCGCTCTGCACAAGCCGGTCGGCGAGGATGCGCGCCAGGCGCTCATCGGGGCCGAGGGCGTCGGTGACGACCACAGGTCGCGGTCGGGCGCCGGTCACCGCATCGGCCAGGTCGACCCGCACGTGATACCCGGCGGAGATCAGCAGCGGAACGATGACGGCGGCCCGGCCGGGCTCCGCGGCCGCCAGGCAGTGCGGCACGTCGGGCTGCTGCACGTCGACGAACGCGCCCACGACGGGCACGACCGACGTGGTTGCAGCCAGCCGCCGACTCACCGCGTCGACCAGAGCGAGCACGGCGTGTTGGGCAGGGGCGCTCCGGGAACCGTGAGAGGCGGCCAGCAGTACCGGTGCGGCCTCCGTCGCCGGCCCGGCGATCATCATGCTGCGGCGGTCGCGGCGGCCCGATCGTCGGCGCTGAGCCTCACCTGCACGACACCGGCCTCTACCCGCACGGCGAAGGTGGCGAGCGTGAAGTCGGGGGTACTGAAACACTCGCCGGTGCCGAGGTCGTAGACCTGCTTGTGCAGCGGTGACGTGAGCGTGTCCCTGTCGCCGTGCGAGCCGACGATTCCGCGGCACATCACGAACGATCCGGTGGCCGGATCCTGGTTGGACACGGCGTAGACGGTGCCGCTGGGCATCCGCACCAGGGCGAGCTGCTCACCGTCGACCAGCGCGGCTTCGGCCCAGAGCGGTTCCAGTTGGGTGAGCTCGCACACGCTCGCCCAGCCGGTGGCCGCGTCGACCCGGCGTGTGGCGGTGGTGCCTTCGGTGTTCAGCATGGTGCCCCTCGAGTTTTCGGCACCGGACCCGGGGGTCGGCGCCATCCAAGGGTACCCAGACCACCTCACCTTTCGATGGGACCAAGGACTCTCCTCAGCGGCGCCTGTACCTGACTGAATAGACAGACGCTACAAAGGTCGGCGCGATGCCGAATGCGGCGTCATGCGGCCGAACCCGATCTCGAGAGGTGCCGCGATGACACTGAACACCCCCCAGCAGCCCCGCCGCGTGCTCGTGATCGGCGGCGGCCCAGCTGCGCACCGGTTCGCCGAGGCGATGGATGCCCGCGCCCGCGCCGCCGGCGACGCCGCGCGCCCCGTTGACGTCACCGTCATCGGCGAAGAGGTGCACCTCCCGTACGACAGGGTCTCCCTCTCGCACCGCCTCGGCGGCCCCGAAGATCTCACCCTCGGCGACCCGGCCTTCTGGCAGTCCGAGACCATGCACTACCGCGGCGGCAGCCGCGTCACCGCCTTGGACGCCGCGGCCCAGACCGTCACCCTCGAGACCGGCGATGTTCTCGGCTACGACGACCTGGTCTTCGCCACCGGTTCGAGCGCCTTCGTGCCGCCGGTTCCCGGCGCCGGGAGCGGTGTGGTCTATCGCACGATCGAAGACGTTGACTACCTCGTCAGCGAGACCGCCCGACTGAAGGCCAAGTTCGGTCGCCCCGCGAATGTCACCGTGATCGGCGGCGGGCTGCTCGGCCTCGAGGCCGCCGGCGGTGTGCAGCGCCTCGGCGCGAACACCACAATCGTGGATGGCGCCACCTGGTTGATGCCCACCCAGCTGGACCAGGGCGCCGGCATGGCCCTCGGCCGACTCATCGACGCGCAGGGCATCCGGCTTGAGCTGGGCCACCGACCCACCGAAATCCTCGTAGCGGAGACCGGGCAGGTTCTCGGCCTCACCCTCGATGACGATCGTCAGATCAACGCCGACCTGATCGTCTGGTCCATCGGCATCCGAGCGCGCGACGAACTCGCCCGCGCTGCGGGTCTGGAGATCGGCCCGCGCGGCGGCATCGTGATCGGCGACGACTGTGCCAGCTCGGTGCCCGGCATCTGGGCGATCGGCGAGGTCGCCAGCGTCGACGGCCGTTGCATCGGTCTCGTCGCCCCGGCGAACGCCATGGCCGAGGTCGTCGCCGACAGGCTGAACGGCGGCCAGGCCGTGTTCCCCGGCATCGACGACGCCACCAAGCTCAAGCTCTCCGGTGTGGAGGTGGCCAGCTTCGGCGACGCCTTCGGCACCGGTGACCGGGCCCTCGAGGTGGTCTACGCCGACCCCGCCCGCGGGCTGTACCAGAAGGTCGTCGTCTCCAGCGATGCCAAGACCCTGCTCGGCGGCATCTTCGTCGGCGACGCGTCACCGTACCTGTCGCTGCGCCCGCTGCTCGGCCGCGAGCTGCCCACCGAACCCGGCGCCTACCTCTCCGCCTCCGGCGCCGAGCTTCCCTCCAGCTCGGACATGCCCGATGACGCCCAGTTGTGTTCCTGCAACGACGTGTCCTTCGGCACAGTGCGTGCGGCCATCCGCGGCGACCACGGCGACCCGGTCACCGAGCTGGGTGCGTTGAAGGCGTGCACGCGGGCCGGCACCCAGTGCGGCTCCTGCGTTCCGCTGCTCAAGAAGGTTCTCGAAACCGAACTCACCAATGCCGGCCTCGAGGTGTCGAAAGCGCTCTGCGAGCACATCTCGATCAGCCGCAGCGAACTCTTCGAGTCGGTGCGGGTGCTGCAGCTGAGCTCGTTCGACCAGATCATGGACCGCTTCGGCACCGGCCTCGGCTGCGACGTCTGCAAGCCCACCATCGCCTCCATCCTCGCCTCGCAGTCCTCGGCGTACATCCTGGATGCCGGCCGCGGCGGCCTGCAGGACACCAACGACCGGGCGCTCGCGAACATGCAGAAGGACGGCAGCTATTCGGTGGTCCCCCGCATCCCCGGCGGTGAGATCACCCCGGAGAAGCTCATCGCCATCGGCCAGGTGGCCGCCGAATTCAACCTGTACACCAAGATCACCGGCGGGCAGCGGATCGCCCTTTTCGGTGCCCGTCTCGACCAGCTGCCCGACATCTGGCGCACCCTGGTGGATGCCGGATTCGAATCCGGCCAGGCCTACGGCAAGAGCCTGCGCACCGCGAAGTCCTGCGTCGGCTCGGCTTGGTGCCGGTTCGGGGTGCAGGATTCCGTGGCGCTGGCGATCATGCTGGAGAACCGCTATCGCGGGCTGCGAGCGCCGCACAAGTTCAAGTTCGGGGTCTCCGGATGCGCCCGCGAGTGCGCGGAGGCCCGCGCCAAGGACATCGGCGTCATCGCCACCGAGCTCGGCTGGAACCTCTATGTCGGCGGCAACGGCGGTTTCCAGCCTGTGCACGCCGTGCTCCTCGCCAAGGACCTCGACGAGGACACCCTGGTGAAGTACATCGACCGCTACCTGATGTATTACATCCGCACCGCCGACCGGGTGCAGCGCACCGCGCGCTGGCAGGAAGACCTCGAGGGTGGCATCGACCACGTGTACGACGTGGTCGTGAACGACTCCCTGGGTATCGCCGCCGACCTCGAGGCCGCCATGGCCGCGCACATCGACGTCTTTGAAGACGAGTGGGCGGCCACCCTGGCCGATCCGGAGCGACTTCGTCGGTTCCGGCCGTTCGTGAACGCCGACACCCCCGACCCTTCGCTCCTCCAGGTGATCGACCGTGGACAGCCGCGACCCGCTCGGCCGGAGGAGCGCGACGGCTCCAGCGCCGCCGGACCGGTGCACCTGGCCGGACTCACGATCCCGGTGCGCCGGGATGGCGCCGAGGTTCCGGTGGCCGCGGCGACCGGCGCGGAGTAGCCCGTGGCGTTGGGCCTCGAGTACGCGGGAAAGCGAGTTCTCGTGGTGGGCGGTGCCCGGGCGGCCCGGCGCATTCTCGCGCGCTATCTGGCCGTCGGCGCAACCGTGCACCACGTGCCCGAGCCCAGCCCCGTTACCGGCGCCGTCGCTCCGGTCGCTCCGATCGCTACGGCGATGCCCGGGGTGCTCAGCCCGGTCTTTCCCCGGTCGATCGGCTCCTGGGGTGCGCTCATCGCCGCCGTGGACCTGGTCGTGGTCGTCGAGGCCAGCCCGCAGCTCGATGCCGTCATCGCCGCGGCCTGCGCCCGGCACCGCACCTGGTTGACCAGGGAGAGTGCGGCATCGACCTCCCCGATCGGGTCGGTCACGCTCGTCGGCGGCGGTCCCGGCCTGGAGAAGTTGCTCACGGTCGGCGCCCTGGCGGCGCTGAACGCCGCCGACATCGTCTACTACGACAGGCTCGGCCCCACCGACAGGCTCGATGTCTGGGCGCCGGGCGCCGAGCACGTCGATGTCGGCAAGGCTCCGGGGCACCACGCCATTCCCCAACGCGCCACCGAGCGGATGCTGGTGGCGTCGGCTCTGGCCGGCCTCACCGTTGTACGGCTCAAGGGCGGAGACCCGTTCGTGTTCGGCCGAGGCGGCGAAGAAGTGCTCGCCTGCCGTGCTGCCGGTGTACCGGTCTCCGTGATCTCGGGAGTGACGAGCGCGATCGCCGTGCCGGCCGCGGCGGGCATCCCGGTCACCCATCGCGACATCAGTCGTCTGTTCACCGTGATCTCCGGTCACGCCCCGATCAGCGACTCCGAGCTGACCCACCTGATCGGCCTCGACGGCACGATCGTGGTGCTGATGGGCATCGGTACCCTGCAGCAGTTGGTTGCGGGACTGGCCCGTCTCGGGATGCGGACGGACATGCCCGTGGCGATCGTGGAACGCGGCTTCGCGCACGACCAGCGCACCACGGTCGGCCGGCTGGACACGATCGGCGCCCTCGCCTCCACGGCCGGGGTGCGCTCCCCCGCAGTCGTGGTGATCGGCGAGGTGGTGGCCCTGGCCGGTCACGGCGACGACGCCGCCGCCGACATCATGCGTGAGGCCGCGACCCTGGCTTCCTAGGCCAGCACACCCAGCGGCCGAGCCGTCGACTTACCGCAAAACACCCCATCCCGGGCGCTGAAGCGGCACTTTGCGGCAAGTCAGCGCAGGGGTCAGCCGCCGTAGCTAGAGGTGATCGCCAGGCCGGAGCCGTTGTTGCTGCAGACGTCCGACACGATTGTGCCCGCCGCATCCAGCTCGGTCGGCGAGCGCTGCTCGAGGAAGTAGCCGGGCACCACGACCGGCGAGGAGATCCCCTCCACCAGGGCGGGCACCTGTAGGGCGATCAGCCCGGTGGCGGTGTCCTGCAACTGGGTGACAATGTCCGTGGCCTCGTCGATCTGCACGCGCCAATCCTCGGCGCTCACCTCACCGCGCTGGTACCCCTGATCGGCGTTCAGGTACAGGCTCATGAACTCCGACAGCTGCGCGCAGGCGTCGGTGATGAGCGGATCGGGGGTGAAAACATCGGTGCTGAACTCACCCGTCAGCGCGTAGTGCGCGTCGGCGGGCAGCAGGATCGACAGTTGCATCAGACTGCCGTCCTGCACCGGCAGCAAGTAGGTTCGCACTCCCTGACAGCCGCCGGACCGGTCATTCTCCATCGCCGAACTGGTGGTGAGGGTGAAGTTGCCGCCCAGGCAGGTGAACTGCACCCGAAGGGATGCGGCGCCGTCTGGCACCTCGATCCTCTTGTCGATGGGCCCGATGCCGGCAAACTCGATGGTCGTCCAGTCCGCGGTTTTCACAGTCTCGGCGCTCTCGGTGGGGGCGGCCGTCGGCGATGCAGTGGTGCACGCCGTCAGCGCGAGGGTCACACCGAGCAGGCCGGCCGCCACCGTGCCCCAGCCTGATTTCGAACGACGCATGTTTCCCCCATCCGGCGCCCGCACGGCGCCCGCACGACCCCCGTGCACGCCCGACTCTACCGAGTGCGCCGGGCGCGGGCACGCCCCACTGCGGGGAGCAGCAGTGTGGGGAGCCACATGCCAAAGACGGTGATTCCGC belongs to Cryobacterium sp. SO2 and includes:
- the cobA gene encoding uroporphyrinogen-III C-methyltransferase yields the protein MALGLEYAGKRVLVVGGARAARRILARYLAVGATVHHVPEPSPVTGAVAPVAPIATAMPGVLSPVFPRSIGSWGALIAAVDLVVVVEASPQLDAVIAAACARHRTWLTRESAASTSPIGSVTLVGGGPGLEKLLTVGALAALNAADIVYYDRLGPTDRLDVWAPGAEHVDVGKAPGHHAIPQRATERMLVASALAGLTVVRLKGGDPFVFGRGGEEVLACRAAGVPVSVISGVTSAIAVPAAAGIPVTHRDISRLFTVISGHAPISDSELTHLIGLDGTIVVLMGIGTLQQLVAGLARLGMRTDMPVAIVERGFAHDQRTTVGRLDTIGALASTAGVRSPAVVVIGEVVALAGHGDDAAADIMREAATLAS
- a CDS encoding CbiX/SirB N-terminal domain-containing protein, encoding MMIAGPATEAAPVLLAASHGSRSAPAQHAVLALVDAVSRRLAATTSVVPVVGAFVDVQQPDVPHCLAAAEPGRAAVIVPLLISAGYHVRVDLADAVTGARPRPVVVTDALGPDERLARILADRLVQSGLGADDRVVLAAAGSSDANAVADCVTAGEQLAAILARLVTVAFIAAAQPRLADAVAAVRRESPAARVVVASYLLAPGTFAGLAREAGADVVSAALLVEGEEPPAALVDIVIDRYRTAVSALPPAARRRETR
- the nirB gene encoding nitrite reductase large subunit NirB; amino-acid sequence: MTLNTPQQPRRVLVIGGGPAAHRFAEAMDARARAAGDAARPVDVTVIGEEVHLPYDRVSLSHRLGGPEDLTLGDPAFWQSETMHYRGGSRVTALDAAAQTVTLETGDVLGYDDLVFATGSSAFVPPVPGAGSGVVYRTIEDVDYLVSETARLKAKFGRPANVTVIGGGLLGLEAAGGVQRLGANTTIVDGATWLMPTQLDQGAGMALGRLIDAQGIRLELGHRPTEILVAETGQVLGLTLDDDRQINADLIVWSIGIRARDELARAAGLEIGPRGGIVIGDDCASSVPGIWAIGEVASVDGRCIGLVAPANAMAEVVADRLNGGQAVFPGIDDATKLKLSGVEVASFGDAFGTGDRALEVVYADPARGLYQKVVVSSDAKTLLGGIFVGDASPYLSLRPLLGRELPTEPGAYLSASGAELPSSSDMPDDAQLCSCNDVSFGTVRAAIRGDHGDPVTELGALKACTRAGTQCGSCVPLLKKVLETELTNAGLEVSKALCEHISISRSELFESVRVLQLSSFDQIMDRFGTGLGCDVCKPTIASILASQSSAYILDAGRGGLQDTNDRALANMQKDGSYSVVPRIPGGEITPEKLIAIGQVAAEFNLYTKITGGQRIALFGARLDQLPDIWRTLVDAGFESGQAYGKSLRTAKSCVGSAWCRFGVQDSVALAIMLENRYRGLRAPHKFKFGVSGCARECAEARAKDIGVIATELGWNLYVGGNGGFQPVHAVLLAKDLDEDTLVKYIDRYLMYYIRTADRVQRTARWQEDLEGGIDHVYDVVVNDSLGIAADLEAAMAAHIDVFEDEWAATLADPERLRRFRPFVNADTPDPSLLQVIDRGQPRPARPEERDGSSAAGPVHLAGLTIPVRRDGAEVPVAAATGAE
- the nirD gene encoding nitrite reductase small subunit NirD → MLNTEGTTATRRVDAATGWASVCELTQLEPLWAEAALVDGEQLALVRMPSGTVYAVSNQDPATGSFVMCRGIVGSHGDRDTLTSPLHKQVYDLGTGECFSTPDFTLATFAVRVEAGVVQVRLSADDRAAATAAA
- a CDS encoding LicD family protein yields the protein MKLHLAQALLDVHTDVDVSRAVEIRVSDRRVATLSPDTSTDPAALSHRSPRAVPVRYRLPPAFGSTLAGSGELSLHYSDTGAEIARAHVAAELEPDSGALRFVDDTGHPVVLNKWGHRSITFGDASEAMITSLLRHTRQVIAQITEFGLKPWLMGGTLLGAVRSGALMPHDDDADLGYVSAHTNPVDAALESFALQRFLESAGHTVIRYSATQLQILFLSGEGAGFHVDVFGGFYRDGMFMQPFHVRAALPPEIFDDLRPVRLAGWEFPAPNPPEPWLEANYGPGWRVPDTGHRFVTPASAARRYINWFGNLNQHLDFWDEYYSDRGDRVAAPSALAEGLLAGAPADATIFELGHGRGDDLAHLASRGHRVVGIDFSRSAAVAAGTRLGSTHPRVELCRLDLGDRRQTLALALREAQSKSPVRILSANLLHVLTIEARPGLVTMVRHLLGRSGEWHVSFPTVMADGFSVDDPTTWHLTVEQFRALAATESDLRIVSIRVDPLADRNPATAIVVRRGPLL
- a CDS encoding GNAT family N-acetyltransferase, producing MPDIEWTLCWEADLSAEHHTALAALFARYYPNDHATFTGARSWMGARPEARVIGFDDGRPVAHLGFVRRMLRLESGGSQLVGDVGLVGVDPDYQGTGLGRRLLAEAAAALGSQGLPFGFLTCAPAVVGFYATGGWQQALGQVTRMIDTELRPETYTGPALVLPVTAPFSAWPTGQTIIRDGLEV
- a CDS encoding LysR family transcriptional regulator, with translation MDVQRLELLRELAERGSVTAVALATHRTPSAVSQQLKVLEREAGLPLTERSGRGLVLTDAGRALAASATDIAVALERATAVWDTFRNRATGDVSLVTFPTAGQMLLPGALQDLAGHDGLAVHCTDMDPELSDFPALTSEYDIVLAHSMRGQHTWGGRGLTSVPLMTEPLDVGLPADHRLAGRVSLGASDVVGETWVGVPVGYAFERVLHDIELQTGGRARVTQRFADIRLIESFIMAGLGIALVPRYTSSGNKPGRMVLKPLRGLDAERQIVALMRPDRAERLAVRTVVEALRARATQVQAEHAAAAG